The genomic DNA ggagggggagcaagagaaaggagagagatgagtggagaagagaggagagagagatcctgGCTGTTTCACACATAATTCTCAGTTTTTCCAAAGGAGACGTTAAATTGGGTGAAATGTGTGGAACACTGAAATTGGGTGTGAGAAGTAAAACGTTCCTTCCAAGCCATTGTTCAAATGCTTTACAATTCTCACTTGGGAGAGAAAAGTGAGAGAATCAGTCTGAGAGACTTTGTATTCAGGTTCAAAATACTTTGTTCTTCTTACACATTAGATGTCCTCCGTTAAAAATGCTCATTGTTCATGGTATAGAATTAGAATGGCTTGATTATAATTCTATGGTTCACCCAGTGACACAACAAATAGCCACACCTAACAGTCAACACTCAAGTGGAGCTGAGCAGTCCTTGGTCCAGCCCCATGGAAAAGAAAGGAGGGGAAAATAAAGCTTAATCTCCATAGAAAAGAATCTGCAACTCAGCGGCTAGTATGCCTTAATTACAGTGGTACTTTGCTGAGATCGGCAagaagacctgagagagagagagagagagacagggcaaggGAGAGAGcgcctaagagagagagagggagagaaagaaagaaagaaagaaagaaagaaagaaagaaagaaagaaagaaagaaagaaagaaagaaagaaagaaagaaagaaagaaagaaagaaagaaagaaagggaaagagcgcctgagagagagaaagagcgagcaagagagtgcaagagagggcaagagagggcaagagagggcaagagagggcaagagagggcaagagagccTGAGCAAGAGAgaaggcaggagagagggagagaatgggagagaggaaagaatgagagaggagaggtagagagaaaggttGAGAGACACTGAACACTTGGTAACCTTACCTCACTTTCTAAACACATACTGTTGGTTAGTCAAGGTCGCTCTAAAATTACAGCCGATGTTACAAATACAAAGTATGCTTAAATATAACGTGGGCAGTCTAATACTTTATccctttagaacacacacacacacacacacacacacacacacacacacacacacacacacacacacacacacacacacacacacacacacgcccataaGCAGAAAGAGCAAGAAAACATCTGACCGCGCATCACTTAGCCTAGTTTCTAGTCTCCTGTATAAGAGGGGCATTGGTCGGACATTAAATGGGAAACTTTTGCAACAGagtggctgacacacacacacacacacacacacacacacacacacacacacacacacacacacacacacacacacacacacacacacacacacacacacacacacacacacaggagagtagCTGACACAGTGAGATGCCTGTGGGATCACTTCAGAGATGGTAAATCTGCCGTTCCTATAGGAACAGTCTCTTAGTTAATCATCTTTCCAGACAACAGGCAGTCAGCAGCGTgggacacacactctgtcccatAACACACTTTCTcctgtgtctacgtgtgtgtgtgtgtgtgtgtgtgtgtgtgtgtgtgtgtgtgtgtgtgtgtgtgtgtgtgtgtgtgtgtgtgtgtgtaacacacaGGAATGCAAAGTTCTTTAATTGCAGCCTTACACAGCACTTCATTAGCAGACTGattcacacccacatacacaatgGAACGTTTATATAACACAGTGAAGTCACAAGGGGGCAGTGTAAAGTTACCTGCAGCAGTAATACCACATATACATATAGCTTAAGCACATTGCAACAGATTGGCTTATAAGACAAAGGTGTCCCTAAAACATTGCATCTACTTAAGCAGAGCTTCTGCTCATAGCCTATATGTGtgcagataacacacacacacaatttaactTTTCTGTTTGACAAACCCTCCCACTCTTCACCAGACCACACAGCACTCCCTCTAGAGCCATACTGGAGACAAAATGGCGGCGAAACCTGGCTATTGACCTAAACTGGTGAAATACTGCATTCTAGTGGGGGAAGGATGACATTGAGGGactgaaatacagttgaagtcggaagtttacattcacttaggttggagtcattaaaactcgtttttcaaccactccacaaatttcttgttaacaaactatagttttggcaagtcggttaggacatctactttgtgcatgacacaagtaatttttccaacaattgtttacagacagattatttgacttataattcactgtatcacaattccagtgggtcagaagtttacataaactaagttgactgtgcctttaaacagcttggaaaattccccaaaatgatgtcatggctttagaagcttctgatagggtaatttacataatttgagtcaattggaggtgtacctgtggatgtatttcaaggcctaacttcaaactcagtgcctcttcgtttgacatcatgggaaaatcaaaagaaatcagccaagacttcagaaaataaaattgtagacctccacaagtctgaaggtaccacgttcatctgtacaaacaatagtacgcaagtgtaaacaccatgggaccccgctgccgtcataccgctcaggaaggagacgcgttctgtctcctagagatgaacatactttggtgagaaaagtgcaaatcaatcccagaataacagcaaaggaccttgtgaagatgctggaggaaaaaggtacaaaagtatctatatccacagtaaaacaagtcctatatcggcataacctgaaaggccgctcagcgaggaagaagccactgctccaaaaccgccataaaaaagccagactatggtttgcaactgcacatggggacaaagatcgtactttttggagaaatgtcctctggtctgatgaaacaaaaatagaactgtttggccataatgaccatcgttacgtttggaggaaaaagggggatgcttgcaagccgaagaacaccatcccaaccgtgaagcacaggggtggcagcaacatgttgtgggggtgctttgctgcaggagggactggtgtacttcacaaaatagatggcatcatgaggtaggaaaattatgtggatatattgaagcaacatctcaagacatcagtcaggaagttaaaacttggttgcaaatgggtcatccaaatggacaatgaccccaagcatacttccaaagttgtggcaaaatggcttaaggacaacaaagtcaaggtattggagtggccatcacaaagccctgacctcaatcctatagaaaatatgtgggtaaactgaaaaagcgtgtgtgggcaaggaggcctacaaacctgactccgttacaccagctctgtcaggaggaatgggccaaaattcacccaacttattctgggaagcttgtggaaggctacacgaaatgtttgacccaagttaaacaatttaaaggcaatgctaccaaatactaattgagtgtatgtaaacttctgacccactgggaatgtgatgaaagaaataaaagctgatataaattattctctgtactattattctgccatttcacattcttaaaataaagtggtgatactaactgacctaagacagggaatttttactaggattaaatgtcaggaattgtgaaacactgagtttaaatgtatttggctaaggtgtatgtaaacttctgacttcaactgtatattactcCACTGTTAAAACCTTTACCAACCATGTTCCTAATATTTGTTCATACATAAGTTCAAGAACAAATAGGAAAGTAGATTAACAGTAAGTTGTGGATATACATTAAAGTTTATTTTTGGAAAACATTGAAAAGGGCAAAATAAGTAATACAAACAATAACAGCAAGACAAAGCCATACACCAACTCCACCATTTTGTTAATAAGTAATGTAAGCTAGAATGGAAAATAAGatttcttatttatttttcctcaataaaaggTTCCCTTTGGGTTTTAGCAGAAGAGAATTATTGCGTTCCTCCATCCTTTTAGCTTCTTCCCGTTTCTCCCTCCACACTTCCATCCCTTTATCCACCTCAGAGCTTAGACTCACTACACGTCTctggagagagaaaataaaatgaaGGAAAGGGATAAATAGAAGAAACAGATGGAGGAGTAGAGTTGCATCAAAAGGAGAGGATGTTCAAGAGCATACAATATAGTGCTGACACAACTAAacccagcaaaaaaagaaacgtccctttttcaggaacctgtctttcaaagataattcgtaaatatccaaataacttcacagatcttcattgtaaagggtttaaacactgtttcccatgtttgttcaatgaaccataaacaattaatgaacatgcacctgtggaacggtcgttaagacactaacagcttacagacggtaggcaattaaggtcacagttatgaaaacttaggacactaaagaggcctttctactgactctgaaaaacaccaaaagaaagatgcctagggtccctgctcatctgcaagAATGTGCCTTAGgcgtgctgcaaggaggcatgagcactgcagatgtggccagggcaataaattgcaatatccgtactgtgagatgcctaagacagcactacagggagacaggacggacagctgatcgtctacgcagtggcagaccacgtgtaacaacacctgcacaggatcggtacatccgaacatcacacctgcgggacaggtacaggatggcaacaacaactgcccgagttacaccaggaacgcacaatccctccatcagtgctcagactgtccgcaataggctgagagactggactgagggcttgtatgcctgttgtaaggcaggtcctcaccagacaacaccggcaacaacgtcacctatgggcacaaacccaccatcgctggaccagacaggactgggaaaaagtgctcttcactgacgagtcgcggttttgtctcaccaggggtgatggtcggattcgcgtttatcgtcaaaggaatgagcgctacaccgaggcctgtactctggagcgggatcgatttggaggtggagggtccgtcatggtctggggcggtgtgtcacagcatcatcggactgagattgttgtcattgcaggcaatctcaacgctgtgcgttacagggaacacatcctccttcctcatgtggtacccttcctgcaggctcatcctgacatgaccctccagcaagacaatgccaccagccatactgctcgttctgtgcgtgatttcctgcaagacaggaatgtcaatgttctgccatggccagagaagagcccggatctcaatcccattgagcacgtctgggacctgttggatcggagggtgagggctagggtcattccccccagaaatgtccgggaacttgcaggtgccttggtggaagagtggggtaacatctcacagcaagaactggcaaatctggtgcagtccatgacgaggagatgcactgcagtacttaatgcagctggtggccacaccagatactgactgttactttttaccccccctttgttcagggacacattactcAATTtctgttatgttagtcacatgtctatagaacttgttcagtttatgtctcagttattgaatcttatgttcatacaaatatttacacatgttaagtttgctgaaaataaatgctgttgacagtgagaggacgtttctttttttgctgagtttacatacaaACTTTTTGGGGGGTAATATGAAGGGGGGAAAAGGGTGAAGGACAACATAATAGAAGGTACTGACTGCtaacgtctctctctcctgttttctcCTCAGCTGTCCTTTCAGTGGGGGTGCCGACCGGCCATCTGTgtgtaaaaaacacacacacaaatcataaCCCCAAAAACCACATGAACATAACGtgtacaaacaaaacacacaaacgaCACACACAGCATCCACCAGCTCCATTGGCCGACCATACATTATGTTCCTGCAATACATTAAAATGAATGCTCCAATCGTGAACTTGCCTGCAAAGGACCAGTCAGGGAAATCTGTCAGGGGGCCATACTCTGTTCCACTGCGGGCAAGACCATTTCTGTGGACAAAGCCAATTAGGAAGTGTAAAAAAGTATATCAACAGTCAACACAGCCGTAATATCTACAATTGTGGGTGTTTCATTTTGTCTTAACAGTTTCTGTCTTTTAGAGCTTACTCTGTCCTCCACTTGATTCCAGCCTGTGCCCCACAAGTCGTAGTAAAACAACGACTGGAATGCCTCAAAGCTGAAAACAGACCAGGAATTCAGTTAATTTAGCTAGGCTGTCTACCTTGTGTTTCTGAATCTGACATTGATTGAGCAGCTCacgtacaacaacaaaaaacataatttaaGAGAACAATGCATTTGTTAGAAATATCTGATGACAGGGCTATCAAAGACTAACATGTGTTACACAATACAATTTGACAGACATGTAGAATCAGTCAGGTCCACTGACCAATAAAGCTGTCTAGCTAGCTTGCCATTTTTTTTAATCTAGGGtagccatctatctatctatctatctatctatctatctatctatctatctatctatctatctatctatctatctatctatctatctatctatctatctatctatctatctatctatctatctatctatctatctatctatctaaagATCAAACGCAGTCTTGTAAACTGGAAGCCGGATACTATTTACATTTCAGAAGGAAATTACCATTAGGTTGAATGAAAATGACAAGTAATTGTAAATAACCTCACCTGTACTACACAATGTCCTAAAGGGCGCCGCCATGTTGAATTTTCATGTGAGGATTGTTTTGACCACTAGCAGTGCTCAAGATACGGCAAACAGGTGGTGGAGTAGGAAAGAAAGTAGTAACAGGCAGCAACGTGCGATGTTACATGTGTTACATTATAATAACGTTGATCACGCTCTATTAGACAATGATGATGTGGActtcaggtggtggtggtggtgatgatgatcatACACTTACAAAATCAAATGTGAGGTCTGAATTGGTTGTGGTGAAGTCGTATTTTATAATCATAAAATTACACACTTTTATTAGATTTTACTATTATgccaaaacaccaaattataatATTGCATTTACACCTTAATTATACGTCAATATTTAAAAAGTATAATTACACGCACAATTTGTCATCATATAAAATGTTTTGTCCAACCAAAGTTGATGTCATAATTTTGAATCATATTTTCCCGTGCTCCAGCTGCTCTTTACACTGAGTAAGCCATTAAGTATTTTTCTGTGAACTTTACAGACAAGTCCCCACTCGCCGACAATGATTGCTCTCGTCAACTCAAGCGAGCGGGAACCAGGCACACGCCGCAGCCAGTGCGTTTCAGTTTAAGCTACTGCAAAGCCAATGAAAGCGTCTAAGGGAGAAAAGACGGGGCTTCGGGGTAGGCAAAATCAGCCTGCCCAAGTAGGCCCTATTTAAACAAAATTGTTTCACAAAGATATGATTCATGTTATGGGTTAATGTCACCAAAACGACTCAGATCGCGTTGAAATGTATGACACTTGTTTACTTTGTATCGTCCTTGGAGAACACGTACATGCCGGAAAAAAATCATAGCGCCGTGTCTCTAGCGAATGTCCTTCCGCACATTCCGCAGAATGGGAGCACAATAAAGTAGTACCCAAATAGGTTTGGATCATCATGGCCGATTACACATATTCTAGTCACGTAGGCCTATACCAAAGTCATATTTCAACTGTGTCAGGTCTTGACAACAAGCAATATATTGCTTTCTGCCTCAGGCACGACATATTTGTGTGTGGTTGATAAGGCCTGGGGCAAACAACATACCTGAGACAGGTATTTGAGAGGTCATAATTGTGTAATAAGTCATTAACCCACCCATGTGAAAAATCCGAACGCAATGACTTATGATTGTAATTGAGTATAAATTGTGCTCTTGAAAGGTTTTATCCACAATTCCACATTAATTCCTATTTAAGCCCCCACTGAATATAAGGCATACCCTCTTATTTGGTTTATACCGAATAACTAGGAAAAACAAGATTATATCTTTTGAATAATTAGGAAAAACAACATTATGTTTTTTGATGCGTCTGTCACCCAAATTTAGTGGACTCTGCAATGGCGTTGTTCACCCACTGGGAAGTTTGCGTATGAACGACGAAATATTTTTGGCACGTTATCCATTCGCGATTGCTGGCTGAAAGGTGTTCCGGCCCGAAGGGAAAAAACAAGCCAGTGGCTGATAAAGGAAAAAGAGGGGGAGGTAAGTTATTtgggggaaagaaagaaagaaagaaacgaAGTAGTTGTAGGCAGTGACACATTTGCGGAATGGATTAACGCTAGCCTACTTTTACAGTACATTTGGTTTGGCAACGGTCAGTAGAGTTTATTAAGGCAGCATGAGTTCCGTTCTCAAACTTATCCGCATATTCTTGTAGTAAAATTATTTTTAAACGGAATGTGAGCAATTAATACATTCTCGAAACATCGAATGCTTTATGTTTTCGTTTGATCCGTTTTTTTTTTCCTCGCGTTTTTATATGCATTTTCAATATCATGTTTCTGTCAAAGTGAATAGAAGAGTTTGGACACGCAACATTTTATACAGAAACTGACTTATTTTCCTCCTTCCACTGGTCCCCACTAGCCCGACGAGTTATTCTTCCAAAAAGCTTTGCCGTGGAAAATCGTGCGgaaaggaacttcactggactacatttggctttaaaaaaaaacaagttcAAAGGGGAATGCTTCTTCATTAAAAGGACCCAAATAAGAGCATTTAAGTTTATATTGGTGCCAGTTGCGTGGGAAACAACGAATAGCAGAAAAAACTCATCTTTACGTGACCAGTAGGCAACAAGTCTAACCTAATATAATGGACCGTTTCGTCACACAGAAGACATGCAGGTGTGGGGCTACCTAGTCTCAAACGAGACCGACAACAACAACTTCAGCTTCATGAAAGTGACCTAAAAAGACATTTTTTTATCAGTCTTTATCTCCAACATTGCCAGAACAATAGAAGTAGTCCACTACTAACTCGATGGATTCACATGCGTTACCTtctacctgtctgcctgtagTCTCCACAGCCAAGACACGATGACTCTCAACACTGTTGTCCAAACATGATTATATCGTCATGTGATCCTCCAAAAATGTCTTAATCGTCTTATTTAACGtctgtttttgtttatttattgtatatgtacatatagcctacataggTCTGTCCATTGGTTGTTCTAATTTGGGGGGGATTTGTTTAGCATATAGATTGCAAAGGGTCTCTGTCATTTCAACTACTGTAGTTCAACTGTACTGTAGACATGCTTGAGTATTAATGTATTTCCAACTCACACACTGTATTTATTGAGTACATTAACTTATATAACATAGTGGTTTGTTAACAGCATTTAATTTAATTAGATTATTCAGAGTTTTGGACGACCAGGTTAGACATTACAATGGACCGACTTGGAAGTAAGTTATTGGAGAAGTTAAAACTGAGTGACTCAGGGAGTGTGAAATTCGCCAGTTCTAAAAAGAAAAACGAGTTGGTCAACAACACCAACAATAACAGCAATGGGAACACCAGTAGTGGACTACCACCAACCCTGAGCACTGCAACCTCCTCACCATCAACACCTGGCCagttctctctcacctctccaacCTCAACGGAGGCATGCAGACCTGCCAGTGGCAGAGGTGGGAATGGACTGGGAGAGAGAGTCTCCgctacccagcacctctccccctctacaaccTCCATCGCCGCCCAAACTGCTGACTGCGAACATCAACCCTACTCCCTCTCGACTCTCGCCCCCCTCCGGCGGCGGTCGCCCCAGCAGCGTGCCTCCTGCTACCTGGGGGAGGGCGTTGACATCCAGATGAGGCGTGAGTCAGGCCTGGGGGACTGTGACCCAGCTGGGTCCAGGGCCTCTCTGAACCAGCGCCGCTACTCTCTGGAGCTCCAGCAGCTGGTCCGACGCCAGCAGCTCCTCTCCCAGCCTcctctgtcccactcctctggCCCCCCTCCGGCGTaccccacctcctccacctcctcgggTTACGGCTCTGCTCCCCGTGGCGGCGCAATGGCCGAGCTGCACTACCTCCCCGAGCCAGAGCGCCACAAACGCCTCTCCCTCCAGGAGGCGCTGTTCTACAAGCGGCTGAGCACCGGAGGGGAACTCTGGGAGAGCACCAGGCCGGCCTCACTCTCTCACCCCCCACACCGGCCCTCTGagatgagtggaggaggagggg from Salmo salar chromosome ssa07, Ssal_v3.1, whole genome shotgun sequence includes the following:
- the LOC106608896 gene encoding 39S ribosomal protein L52, mitochondrial; this encodes MAAPFRTLCSTALRHSSRCFTTTCGAQAGIKWRTENGLARSGTEYGPLTDFPDWSFADGRSAPPLKGQLRRKQERETLARRVVSLSSEVDKGMEVWREKREEAKRMEERNNSLLLKPKGNLLLRKNK